Genomic segment of Pseudorca crassidens isolate mPseCra1 chromosome 10, mPseCra1.hap1, whole genome shotgun sequence:
GAAGATGACTAAACCAAATCCCAAAGAGAAGCGTACTGAGTCATGGAGAGAAGTAGAAACCTTAGAGAAACCTAAATCATAAGGAACTAATGTCTCTCCTTATGGGTCTTTTTATGCAGAATAAATCTCTCCCCATTCGGGACTGTATAACCATTTACCTTTCATTTTCTCATATACAAAGTGAACCTCAGAGGTGAGGACCCTCTGAAATCATTTGGTCCAATTTCTCCTTTTGTAAACGGGAATATTTGAGATTCCAAGAGGTTAAGCGAAATGTCAAGTGATCATTAGAACAAATAATATGAAGATTTCATCTAACTGGTAACGGTACTGACCTAGGAGTGAGAAGACCTAGATTCTACTGCCCACTCAGCCATGTATGAGTTCACAGAATGAAAGCACTGGATGAGATGCTTTCGAAAATCTCTCCCCTCTTTGAAGCGGCTTTAATTCTGTGAACATCAGTAGTGTTTGGTTCTTTGTTTTTACAAAGGTAGCACCTTTTTTTGCAGTTATGGTGAAGGCGTAATACGTATGGTGGTTgtgagcgtgggctctagagtcagACTTTCTGCCTTGCAATCCCAGCTCTCACACTTACTTTTGGTGAAAGCCTGAACAAATTAACCTCTctgcctcatctgcaaaatggaaattataacagTACCCACCCCATAAGGCCCTTAGAATGATGAAACGAGATAACACATGTCAAGTATTCAGCACAccgcctggcacatagcaagtgctcagcGAACACAGGCTGCCCTTAACAGTGTCATAAAGGAACCAGAGTTGGTATCTCTGTGTGAGTTAAAAGAAGGCATCCCTTCCTCTGGGCAGAAGCAGCCCAAGTGCTAAGGTCCACATCAAGGCTGGAACTCACTGTCTGTGGCTATGTGCCTGGCTCTAAAATATCAAAGTAAGAAATCACTCCCCAATATCCTTTGCTGATAGTGGTACCCAATGAATACGTGTCTGTTATCATGTAGGCCTTCTAGAAAACTCTTCAGAGGAGGCCCACTTAGATGGCAAGGAcgcttttgctcttcttttcttttccttctttctgcctggaatgccgaGGGAATGGCTGGGGTGTCAGCAGCCTACTGATCACGAGGAAAGGGCTAAAAGATTTTCAGAGACTCAGACTTACAGCCAATAATTCCACGCCATTAACCTCCAGACTTCTTGttttatgaagaaaagaaactCATGTACATTTTTGAGCTACCATTATCAAAATGCAATTCCTGACCAAAACACTCTCCAAAATCTAGTTCTCTTTTCTGTCAACAAATATCTGTAGACTTGCCTGGTCAGCCACTTGTCCCTGGCCACTTAGGGGTCCTAAGGCCCTCATTGGCCATCACTTAGATTTTTACAAAATGTCCAAATACCCTCAAGGTCCTTGCTAGTCCAAGTGTGGTCTGTAGACCAGAAGCATTAGTGTCACCTAAGAAATTACTAGAAAGGCATCATCTCCAGCCccatccagacctactgaatcaggatcCCCAGTGATTTCTGGGCACGTTAAAGGCTAAGGCTCTGGACTAGCCTTCCAGACTCTGCTCTGTCATTCCTCTTAAACACTACTGTCAAAATAATCTTCCTGACGCACATCAGTCGTTTTCTAATCACAGCACTTTCCTCAAAAACCTCCAAGGGCTCCTGACTGCCTATAGACTAAAGTTTAGACTCCTCAGTCTGACAAGGCTTTCTGTGATCTTGTGTCATCCTAAAAATGCCCATCACAGTGCCTGCCATGCCAATAAATAATATTCTgcataaaacaaagcaaaacatgaGTGTACCTGagaaagaacatatttttaaattctggctTCTCCATCCTAGGCATGGGGATACAGGGTTAGGAAAAACCAGACACAGTCGCTTGCCTTCCTGGAGCTTAGAGATCAGCTGAACCGACAGGATcttcaaaagcaataaaaatacataataccAAATATTCAGTGCTAAGAAGGAAATGAATGGGCAATGGTACAGAGTAAGCTAGACTGGTCAGAAGAGTGGCCCAGAGGATGGGGAGCCCGTTGAGGGGctggtccaggcagagggaacggcCTACGCAAAGCCTGGAGAGAATCTGGTGCAGCTGAGGATCAGAACAGGGGCTGCCCTTTCGGGCTTCCCAGAAGACTGACACCCTGGGAGGAAGGTGGCATGGGATTCACCTTCCAAATCAAGGGAAAATGCTTAATTTCTTTTCCCTGACGTATGCCTTCACTGGGACCACGAATGGGGCAGAGAGCAGGGTATGCTTCAGGGTCGCTGGTGAGTCCAGCCGTGGAAATCAGACCGAGTGaaatttgaatctcagctctaccacttaccggCTCTCAACTCCCTTGACCTCCAAGCCTCTGCTTCCTCAGATATAAAGCGGGTTTAAGCATAGAAccaactttgtatttctgtgaccGCTGAGGGCGTAAAGCTCCCCAGAACACTGCCGCCCACATCAGTGCTGACCTGAATACTAGAGGTTACAAGGCTGTGATCACGACGATGACTGTGAATTACTATGAGCTTGCGGGCAGAGGGCTCATCCCAGATCCTCCGGTCCCACACCCCGCCCCCACGCCCCGAGGCCTCCCGACTCTGCCATCCCAGGCAACCTCCCCCCCGCGCACGGCCACCTCAGTGACCCCAGGGCGGGCGCCGGGCACCGCCGCCGGACCCCCGTTACCTGGGGCCAAACGCGACCTGCCGCCACCTCGCGTCCTGGGCCCTGCCTCCCTCCCGGCCGCCTCCCGGCCCCGCAGCTGCTGCGGCggcgcccccagcccagcccggccCGGGCGGCGCGGGAAGCCTCGGCGGGGTTGGCGGCGGCGGCCACGCGGCGCGCTCcggcggaggggagggggctcggcggcggcggcagcggcggcggcggcggcggctggccCGGCGGGGGGCAGAGCCCAGAggcgcagcggcggcggcggcggcggaggaagaggaggaggaggaggatgcagGGGCTGCGGGCGGTGGCGCGGCCCGGTCCGCAGTGAAGCCCGCGGCGCCCGAGGCGCAGGGAGTGGCCGTCGCCTCCTGCGCGCACCATTCCTGAGATGGCGGCGACGCGGCGGCAGCTCGGGGAGCCGAGGAGGGGTTACCCGGGCGCGGGCTGAGCCCCGCCGGCCCGGGAGCTCGCCGGAGACCCGCGCGCTTGGTTGAGTTCCGGCCGGCAGGCCTGCGGAGCGGCGAGGCCGGGGTCGGCCCCGGAGCGGAGCGCGGCGCCCGGCCCGGGGAGGCCGCGATGGCGAACGCGAGCgagccgggcggcggcggcggcggcggcggcggcggcgaggcgGCCGCCCTGGGCCTCAAGCTGGCCACGCTCAGCCTGCTGCTGTGCGTTAGCCTCGCGGGCAACGTGCTGTTCGCGCTGCTGATCGTGCGGGAGCGCAGCCTGCACCGCGCCCCGTACTACCTGCTGCTCGACCTGTGCCTGGCCGACGGGCTGCGCGCGCTCGCCTGCCTCCCGGCCGTCATGCTAGCGGCGCGGCGGGCAGCGGCCGCCGCGGGGGCGCCGCCGGGTGCGCTGGGCTGCAAGCTGCTCGCCTTCCTGGCCGCGCTCTTCTGCTTCCACGCCGCCTTCCTGCTGCTCGGCGTGGGCGTCACCCGCTACCTGGCCATAGCGCACCACCGCTTCTACGCCGAGCGCCTGGCCGGCTGGCCGTGCGCCGCCATGCTGGTGTGCGCCGCCTGGGCGCTGGCGCTGGCCGCGGCCTTCCCGCCCGTGCtggacggcggcggcggcggcgacgagGAGGACGCGCCGTGCGCCCTGGAGCAGCGGCCCGACGGCGCCCCCGGCGCGCTGggcttcctgctgctgctggccgTGGTGGTGGGCGCCACGCACCTCGTCTACCTCCGCCTGCTCTTCTTCATCCACGATCGCCGCAAGATGCGGCCCGCGCGCCTCGTGCCCGCCGTCAGCCACGACTGGACCTTCCACGGCCCCGGTGCCACCGGCCAGGCGGCCGCCAACTGGACGGCGGGCTTCGGCCGCGGGCCCACGCCGCCCGCGCTCGTGGGCATCCGGCCGGCCGGGCCCGGCCGTGGCGCGCGCCGCCTCCTCGTGCTCGAGGAGTTCAAGACAGAGAAGAGGCTGTGCAAGATGTTCTATGCCATCACGCTGCTCTTCCTGTTCCTCTGGGGGCCCTACGTCGTGGCCAGTTACATGCGGATCTTGGTGCGGCCCGGCGCTGTCCCCCAGGCCTACCTGACGGCCTCCGTGTGGCTGACCTTCGCGCAGGCCGGCATCAACCCCGTCGTGTGCTTCCTCTTCAACAGAGAGCTCAGGGACTGCTTCCGAGCCCAGTTCCCCTGTTGCCAGAGCCCCCAGGCCACCCAGGCCACCCTCCCCTGCGACTTGAAAGGCATCGGTTTATAAGTGGCTCTCCCTTCACCTGCACCGCAACCCGGCTTCTCCCTTTGGCTTGGACAGTGACGTCTTTTCTCCCCCTTCTGccccctttttaattttctgagctgCCTTCAAAACGGCTCTCGAAGTGCATCATCACTAGGATTGTACAGACTCCTTTTGGGGGGAGGGTTTCGaagtcccagccccaccccagctccttGCGATTGTTCtcctaaatatattttcatcctGACAGCAGGCCCTGGAGTCTTTGTACTGGCACTGATGTCTTTTATTCCAtgagttactcttttttttttttttcaataaaggctaaactaatttttttcatgCAACCTTTCCTAAAGACCATGGCCAGTTTTCTACAGAAGCTATTTTTGACAACCTCAAGTGGCATTACATTTTGCATTGAGGTAGAGGAACCCAGGGGGACTTCACAAGTTTGATTTCTTGAGGGTCTTCTGTTGGCAgcaggagaaagagggaaagttGTCTCAAGTTCCCTCTGAATTGCCATCGGTGGGGTCAGTTGGACTGCTGTGGTTCTTTGAAGGCGTTGAGAATTTTGTTCAGTATTGATATTGAAGTTAAAGAGCAGAAATGGGAACGAGTAGCAAGGCAGTCATTTTTAATCAGTAACAACACAAGATTTGTTTCCTACCTTGCTTTATACTACTAGGAAATGCCCGTCAGCGACAACTGCTCTTTGTATCATACCAATCTTGAGTGGAAACATTTCTGTAAAACTGTACCTTTCAAAAGAGTAAAAAGTGTTTTGGTTAGTAATGGTGTGGAGAAAATACAGTATTGCATGTTTTTGTATGTACTGATTGTGGTTCACGGATTGGGAGGGCTCAGAGACAAGCAGAGTGCTAAATCAAAACTGTTTAGGTATTTtttgccaataaaaattaaaataattttaggggAACAGTTTGTGCTTTGAAGAGCCCAGTTTTATTCTGTCTTATGAAACTAATTGCCACTTTGAAAATTGTTATTCTCTTGTTCATGGTATAAATGGATGGAATATAATGATACTCTTCTATGAGACAAAGCATTTCCTTAAAATGTTTGCTAGGTTAAGCTGTGCTGTTCTCCTGatggttattttaaattaataatgagAACTATAATTTTAAGTACTATTTCTTTGTTAGACACGTTGTAACCTTAAGTTGAAAGACTAAATTCTGCAAGTACTGTATTTTTTCGCTTATAATGCTACATTTTTATTAACGTATCTTCCGTTTTGAGGATTtatatctgtatttctctttgcattatataaatataccagTATTTTCATTCTGGAGTGGGTTTTTGTTCCTGTTGTTGTTTGAGACTGTGACAGGTGGTAATATGCGTCTAAGTAAGGTACTCAtgtttttattatccttttagtgCATGCTGTTTCGCTGACCATAATTTCTAAGACATTTGGAGGCTTGTTAACTTAAAATGCAAGATAAAAAATCTGCAGATCTTCTCTTCAAGGGAAgaagcagtatatatatatactgcttcAAAACTTTTTTATGAACATAGAAAACATGAATGTAAGCAAAGTAACCactttgataaaataataattaacgtGGGTACAGTAAATATATTGAAATTTGAGTTGCGCATAATATAAACTATTAAATATTCAGTCCAAGATGGATAAGTCATAATAAGAGGGTGTGGCCAATTTATTGCAGGAGAATGgtcagcattattttattttgtccgtAAATGTCAATCAGTCTATGCAGACAGTCTCCTATTTGGAAAGTATGAGTAACTATCAGCCTGTTTCTCCCCAGATCATACGACCGGGTAGACATTAATTATCCAAGGGCCACTCATCAGAAATCTTAGCTTATCTAAAGACAAGCCAAGGAAGTAAATCTCTCCTCATCCAACATCCCCCCACCAGCCACAAGTGATCCAGGTTCAAAAAACAGAAGTCACTAAGCCTATGTGATGGTCAGAATTTGTAGCACCTGCCATGGCATAGGAACTAGGCTGTCAGGGCTAACTcctatattttgttttgctttgttctgaCTGGATGGGAGATTTCTAATGAGAATTCAAGTGACAAGTAATGAGAAATGACGGCCAActgtaaaggaaaaagaagaaccaaGAGATGCAGAGGAACTAGCTGTCCAAAGGAATACTGTGCAGGAGCAAAACTCCCCTTGCACCTCAACAGCTACTTTCATCACTGAATTTATTAGCCTGTACTTTgattgttaattatattaataaagaaTCATCAAGAGAAGGTTACTTGTATTTCAGAATACTCTACTTCTTGTACCAGGACAGGAACAATGTATTTGGGGAAAACTTCCATTAAAATAGCTCATTTTCTGTCATTGACAAGTTAATTTAGCATAACTCCTCCGCCACTCCTCCCCAGGTGAAATTAATGGGTTATGTCTATActtgaagcaaaagaaaatagattGCTTGTCTATAAATCTGTGCATGTCCTGGCATGGAATTATTGGGTCAAAAATGAGCATCTTTAGGTCTTTTGACACCATATGTCAAATCGCTTTGCAGAAAGACTTATATCTACTTTTAGATTTCCACCTGACCATgttcattttttacaaattgaaatatCTCAAAGTGGGGAGGCGAATCACAAGTCAATAACCATGATGATGAAGAATAACCTCCATACGCACCATTCAGCCTTGCCAGACCTTGTCAGTCCTGCCATATTGGTTTctacctttccttttttctttccttttcctttcttccctttttcctcttctttcttcccttcctccctctcttattccttctctccctcctttcctcctctattttcttccttccctctctctttcttcctttctttctccctctttttgaaagaaagaaaatacaacacAATCATTTCTGCCAAGGCTTTGGGCTCGCCATCAGCCATCTACAGTTTCAAACGCCCTGCCCCTAAGAGGTACCAGGGTCCCAGGTCCTGGGGCTGAGTCAGGATGGATCATTGGGTTGGCAAGATTGGTTCTACCCTTCACTGTCTTTCCATGACCCATACAAGTGCAAAATTCTGGTTTGCCACAGAAGGCCTTTTATGGTCCGGCCCCTCCACCACCCTGGCCTCATCTTCCCCTTATATTtccacctctccctcctctggTTACCTTTGTATAAGCTCTCCCTGGAAAGCCCgtccccctcctctgcctgggGACTCCCTCACCACCTCCTCTAGAGCAGAGGCAACATTCACAATATGTAATAACTGGGATGACACGGGCATAACTAACCTGTACAGCTGTACCCCTGGGTCTTAGCCGAATATCAGGTTTGTGCTGGACTCAGATCCAAGACTTCTGGAAGGCCTTCTTGGCCCAGTCACCCCTCTGCTGGGCTCGCACGGTGCACACCTGGGCTCCTGGCTCCCGTGCTGGTCTCACATCCTCCCACTCCCTACTCAGGCTCTGTGCTCCAGCCACTGCAAGTCACTGGCAGTGCCCTGAACAGACCATACTGGGTCACACCAACATGCCTTTTCTGCGTTGTTTCTTGCGTCCAAAGtccttacttcctcttttcccaaCTCAACCGCTGTTAAGCTTTCAAACATACAGGCTGAACTCTTAGACATAAAGGGTGAACTAACCTCTACAGAGAAGGGGAGATTGTCCCCATGCAGGTCCTGAAAAATTTCCaagtctccaaacacagtcattAGATCTGAGTGCCACGGTGGGCTGAGTAGCAGGCTTACTGGCATTTCAAGTTGTCCGTGAACTGAGATGGCTGAGGTTGTAAAATGCAGTGGACTCAAAACACTGTTCTCCATTCACCTGGTAGACGGGCCACTCTGTGTGACCCTCCAAGACCACTGGACTTCAAGACCGCCTCTGTGAGGGACAAAGGAGGTAATGGGAAACTGTCTCCACCCATCCATATTCTAGACCCATATCATTATCCTTTGCATTGTTTATTAGCTGTTTCTCgagtaaacaaaattaaaagcaaactTGATCTGAGTCCACGGGGTTCTTTAGGCTTTTTCTCCAACTTGGACAAGACTTTTGGGATCTACCTCAGCCTAAGAACAgagccctcttcccctcccttttccttccttttgggaTATTTTTGATGAGGCTGTAATGCTTGGAGCCacagcagccatcttgcaaccatgagAAGAGATACTGTCAACATGGTGAAAATAGCAGaccagaaagataaaaagagCAGACATCTGTTTTAACATTGTTGATCTACTTACCCAAACATGCAACCTCATATCTCTAGATTTTAGATTTCTGGTCTTGAAATAAAAACTGCTATTGCTTCAGGCACTGATATTCAGAAAGCCTGTTATTTGAAGCAACAATTAACTGCAACAATAGTTAAAACAATTCCATCCTCTCCACTCCCTTGACAGATATGCCTGATATGCTGGAACTGTagtcacaaatttttttaaattaggcttATTTAATTCAATTCACATTTCCAGTTATCAGATCATTCAGCCGTCTGTTAACTGTCAGATTAACCTGgctctggaaaaaaataataaaatagatttgACTTGATTTCTTAGATTGAAATAAATcgagaagatttttaaaaataactattacaAGGCTGGTTCTATTTAATTGCACTTTATAAAAACTGTTACCATGATCAGTGTATTTTTAAGCTTTTAGTATGACAAATTTAGTTATAGATATCTGGAAAACCACCTGAATGAATCCATCTAATccacaggtattttttttttaataagtttaattttattgttttacaagAATGACTGAAGCAGCCaggattctttttgtttttcttttcttttttttttttttaacatctttattggagtataattgctttacagtggtgtgttagtttctgctttataacaaagtgaatcagttatacatatacatatgttcccatatctcttccctcttgcgtctccctccctcccaccctccctatcccacccctctaggtggtcacaaaggtaTTTAAGTGAATAAGAAGCCAGTTTCTGTGTTGGGAAGTGCAGGGGAACACAGAGGATAAGAAAGGTCCAGTTCTCTTGCTGATGAGTTAGCAAGGTAATTGGAGAAACCTGGCCAATGTGCCCCAAACCATAAATCAAGGCAGAACATGAGATACGCCAGAAGAGGGATCGAGAAAAAGAGCTCGGGATAATGAGGAGAACAGACCTCACAGCTGATTGGCCAGAAAGGGCCCTTAGGCAGACTCTCTCTGGTTGCCCTACTGAGGAAAGCAGGAAAAACCAGAAGACGGAACAAAAAATTGTCCAGTTTCCACCTTCCCCATCTTTCTGATTCCCACATTCTCCTCACTCTGGGGTCCATTTTCAAAATAAGTGTTTCTAAGGGAAATAAAACCACATAATTCTCTCTTCAAAGTTTTCTGTTCCAACTCTATGCGAAAGCTCAAGTGCCAGTAAGGGATGTGGTCGTTTGAATGGAGAAAGTTTGTTACCTAAAATCTTTTTGCAGGGAGAGCCAGCAAGTCAGATTAGAAATGTCAGAACCGAACAGAAATCAAACAGGTAGCTCTCCAGGAGACCACTCTCCTCTCTTTCCAAAGGAAGGAGGAGTAGTAGGCTCACCCTAGAGAAAAAGGTATTTCGAGCTTTTGCtcaagggaaaaggagaagaaaagtctTAGTAAGTATTCGATTCACCCTATATACTGGTTGCAGGCATTTAAGATAAATAAACAGCTTGAAATTTATATCTGAAAGCCTGAAGACTCAAAGTCACTTCAAATTACACAGAGAAAACATGCACAAATGTTTTAAGCTGCAACGTCAAGGCATAAATGCAACTGTCTTATTTCTCAGTAACATTAAGGAGACAAGTAAATTAAAGCTATTTTACCACTTAGCTTCTAGGAGGAATAATTTAGTCATTTACAAATTAAGTTTTAAGTGGCCAGCCTATTCTGGGTAGAGAAGATGTAAACTGGTAGGAAAGTGTATATTTAAAAACATCACTCGAGATATTTTTATTACCTGAGTTATGCCAGTCTGCGTAGCTTTCTGGGATGAAAATCTTGCTTTCTGCCAGGATGTGATATCTGAGAAGCACACACTGTTTTTCGGTTAGAACCTGTGTTGGAACCTGGAGGGCGCAATAAATGGTTTCACTTTCTTGAAGATACGTAGATGTGCTGTAAGTTTGAAAGgctttgaaaaattattaaagttgCAACGCTGACTTAATACATGCCTTATTAAAATATTCTCTAGagatcataaaatttaaaatgcatgaGGGGATGAAACTTGCCCTCgcctttttcatttaacatatttattccccccccaccccgttatATTTTCCCCCATAGTCCCTGAGTCCTGACCAATTTGCATTGCAATGTGCttagcagaagaaaaagagaacatgttaaaaaaaaaaaaaaaggaagaacagatAGGAAAGAACCCCTGTCACAGGTATTCATTCTGGAGAGTGACATACTAAAGAGTTTAACCGTATGGTGTGTAATTCTTTTAACCCACAGTCACGATCCAGTTCATTTGCATATCTATCTTGAGGAATTATGGGATACCAAAGCTATTTCTAGAATTTGATTTGCATAATTGTTCTAATCCTTTATGAGTAGGGTGACATGTGGTCtgacagaagatttttttttaatttgtaagttACTTTATAAGTTTTATAAAGATATTAGAATTCAACACCtttagatatatatttaatacCTGCTTCTATTAAAAGGAACACAATTATA
This window contains:
- the GPR27 gene encoding probable G-protein coupled receptor 27, which encodes MANASEPGGGGGGGGGGEAAALGLKLATLSLLLCVSLAGNVLFALLIVRERSLHRAPYYLLLDLCLADGLRALACLPAVMLAARRAAAAAGAPPGALGCKLLAFLAALFCFHAAFLLLGVGVTRYLAIAHHRFYAERLAGWPCAAMLVCAAWALALAAAFPPVLDGGGGGDEEDAPCALEQRPDGAPGALGFLLLLAVVVGATHLVYLRLLFFIHDRRKMRPARLVPAVSHDWTFHGPGATGQAAANWTAGFGRGPTPPALVGIRPAGPGRGARRLLVLEEFKTEKRLCKMFYAITLLFLFLWGPYVVASYMRILVRPGAVPQAYLTASVWLTFAQAGINPVVCFLFNRELRDCFRAQFPCCQSPQATQATLPCDLKGIGL